From one Phaeodactylum tricornutum CCAP 1055/1 chromosome 16, whole genome shotgun sequence genomic stretch:
- a CDS encoding predicted protein, with translation MIMHVTRRRGRPLLRQQQRSQSKSKAFFITVIVAVCSSLIAFYYFALTVVLFSYPVPNDSSLPSLKMAGKIDEGEQNVSDYAGWRQLVVNLARLPPASLLQTLQTEDPFGVREMEQKILQAEENLDASGGNALNNPRLLEGLFSCPTDRITLPDQRNHTLAAQLRRQLADAQTIPTDNSSMAFIFFQHLRKAGGTNFCTLAQANLPTAHVPSYYCMPDYYWKRKDSKGSHRPQACAGCLQQWSNEEILSNMRGRSHWIAGNEWDRFDATRYFELPAVFVTSFRRPLHRALSQFRFECVEDRGCKYKNITAWWEHRRDLYNVYTATFSDTPRMGRLALSQSSKDMEQGAQALGNALDTLLRYHLVLNMEWLAYAGKLVQSVLGFRDTSVLTRRVRPLISQHARQDGQDHNSGARGIAKASWLPEDYLSPQQYLVMSENLALDELLTDAAQRIFLERVVCHMDDHERR, from the coding sequence ATGATAATGCATGTCACCCGAAGGCGAGGTCGTCCTTTGCTTCGGCAGCAACAACGGTCCCAGTCAAAATCCAAGGCTTTCTTTATCACTGTCATAGTGGCTGTGTGCAGCTCACTGATAGCCTTTTATTACTTTGCGTTGACTGTGGTTTTGTTTTCCTACCCAGTTCCCAACGACAGTTCCTTGCCGTCCTTGAAAATGGCTGGAAAAATCGACGAAGGTGAACAAAATGTCAGTGACTATGCTGGTTGGCGCCAGCTTGTTGTTAATCTGGCTCGGTTGCCTCCCGCGAGCCTGCTGCAGACCTTGCAAACGGAAGATCCCTTTGGAGTGCGAGAAATGGAACAGAAAATTCTTCAAGCGGAAGAAAATCTGGACGCGTCTGGTGGAAACGCGCTGAATAATCCGCGACTTTTAGAAGGTCTTTTTTCGTGTCCAACTGACCGCATTACGCTGCCAGACCAACGGAACCATACACTGGCGGCCCAGCTGCGGCGGCAGCTGGCCGACGCCCAGACAATACCGACTGATAACAGCAGCATGGCCTTCATCTTTTTTCAACACTTGCGCAAGGCAGGCGGTACAAATTTCTGCACCTTGGCCCAGGCCAACTTGCCCACGGCACACGTACCTTCCTACTACTGTATGCCTGACTACTATTGGAAACGAAAGGATAGTAAAGGTAGCCATCGCCCTCAAGCATGTGCGGGATGCTTGCAACAGTGGTCGAATGAGGAAATCCTCAGCAATATGCGCGGAAGAAGTCATTGGATTGCGGGGAATGAGTGGGATCGGTTCGACGCCACACGCTATTTCGAATTACCGGCGGTATTTGTAACCTCGTTTCGTCGACCGTTGCATCGTGCACTCTCGCAATTTCGGTTTGAGTGTGTGGAAGACCGGGGCTGCAAGTACAAAAACATTACAGCCTGGTGGGAGCATCGTCGCGATTTGTACAATGTGTATACCGCCACTTTTTCGGACACGCCACGGATGGGCCGTCTGGCATTGTCGCAATCTTCCAAGGATATGGAACAAGGTGCTCAAGCCTTGGGGAATGCGCTCGATACGCTTCTTCGGTATCACCTGGTTTTAAATATGGAGTGGTTGGCCTATGCTGGAAAGCTGGTTCAATCCGTCTTGGGATTTCGGGACACGTCGGTCTTGACTCGCCGCGTGCGTCCGCTCATTTCCCAACACGCGCGACAGGATGGGCAGGATCACAATTCTGGCGCCCGCGGTATTGCCAAAGCTAGCTGGCTTCCTGAAGACTACCTATCGCCGCAACAGTACCTAGTAATGAGTGAAAATTTGGCTCTGGACGAACTGCTAACGGACGCCGCCCAAAGAATCTTTTTGGAGCGAGTCGTTTGTCACATGGATGACCACGAAAGGAGATGA
- the fru2 gene encoding frustulin 2 (frustulin 2, cell wall assoicated protein, contains a signal peptide), whose protein sequence is MKLTNPSVWSLLVSTVATSSLWCWPTAAALNVDNHDNNHHDNNNHDLGTARRLKRIRAVGDNGNPNSAFPLGLCEGDCDRDSDCQGKLRCFQRSGGQAVPGCKGGEDLDARSDFCYDPDSVPSAPVPAPVRAPVQAPVPVPSTTVVVTVPGRVPAPAPSFTRAREPVPIGALTHPPADRPPLVHLKDRPTAAPVSAPVPAPVSAPVQAPVRAPVPTPVAAPRPEPFISQIARNESPPSIFPLGLCQGDCDRDSDCAPGLRCFQRESRQAVPGCRGGEQNTGNGDFCYDPNPQSGSVPTAPTPTGPSPTAPTGPSPTAPTTPGAITTETFVLKLYWEEGYFWQEESFERRWCVRCRNRCSRGGLLKIVNCDNDGGDGEPDRFRFLTPANNNQVQLQEVSSELCLERTGNRKLTMERCRSNRTNQRFQASNGNLVFGDKFELTPVTRRDFCVTQRHHPKADEVLELEPCDLTATFSDTSFWNLE, encoded by the coding sequence ATGAAGCTCACTAATCCATCCGTCTGGTCGCTCTTGGTCTCGACTGtcgcgacgtcgtcgttgtggTGCTGGCCCACTGCTGCCGCCCTCAACGTTGACAatcacgacaacaaccaTCACGATAACAACAACCACGATCTCGGAACGGCACGTCGACTCAAGCGCATCCGAGCCGTGGGAGACAACGGGAATCCCAATTCGGCCTTTCCTTTGGGACTCTGCGAAGGCGACTGTGACCGCGATTCCGACTGTCAAGGCAAGCTCCGATGCTTCCAACGCAGTGGAGGACAGGCTGTGCCGGGTTGTAAGGGAGGTGAAGATCTAGACGCACGCTCCGACTTTTGTTACGATCCCGACAGTGTGCCCAGTGCTCCCGTGCCCGCCCCCGTGCGGGCTCCCGTACAGGCCCCGGTGCCCGTGCCGTCGACCACTGTAGTGGTGACGGTGCCGGGGCGTGTGCCAGCTCCCGCTCCGTCCTTTACGCGCGCACGCGAACCCGTGCCGATCGGGGCGCTCACCCATCCTCCGGCGGATCGACCACCCTTGGTGCACCTCAAGGATCGCCCCACGGCGGCTCCCGTCAGTGCTCCCGTGCCGGCCCCCGTCAGTGCACCGGTACAAGCTCCGGTGCGGGCCCCCGTTCCCACGCCCGTGGCGGCGCCCCGGCCCGAACCCTTCATTTCCCAGATTGCGCGCAACGAATCGCCACCCTCCATCTTCCCACTCGGACTCTGCCAAGGGGATTGCGATCGCGATTCCGACTGTGCCCCCGGTCTCCGCTGTTTCCAACGCGAAAGTCGTCAAGCCGTCCCCGGCTGTCGCGGAGGCGAACAGAACACCGGCAACGGAGATTTCTGCTACGACCCCAACCCCCAGTCGGGGTCGGTCCCGACGGCACCCACACCCACTGGTCCCAGTCCCACGGCACCCACCGGTCCCAGTCCCACGGCACCAACCACTCCGGGGGCCATTACCACGGAAACATTCGTACTCAAATTGTACTGGGAAGAAGGGTACTTTTGGCAGGAAGAGTCCTTCGAACGTCGGTGGTGCGTTCGGTGTCGCAACCGCTGTTCGAGAGGCGGACTACTCAAAATCGTCAATTGCGATAACGATGGGGGTGACGGGGAACCCGATCGTTTTCGATTCCTCACACccgccaacaacaaccaagTGCAGTTGCAAGAAGTCTCCAGCGAGCTCTGTTTGGAACGAACCGGCAACCGAAAACTCACCATGGAACGTTGTCGGTCCAACCGGACCAATCAACGCTTCCAAGCCAGCAACGGAAATTTGGTCTTTGGCGACAAATTCGAACTCACGCCAGTCACGAGACGAGACTTTTGTGTCACCCAGCGGCATCATCCCAAAGCCGACGAAGTCCTCGAACTGGAACCCTGTGATTTGACCGCCACTTTTTCGGATACGTCCTTTTGGAATTTAGAGTAA
- a CDS encoding predicted protein, with protein MAVESTGLVTDTATKTTRNCSPDLLLFGVDFDVLQGVVDFDDTETLPTSSGTSTPSLIPRIDRDPNDAHHTNVSVPTDPEHLPPLQHLQHLLSLPSPFDATSPATDNDFTALFAWATSRGALLDAVRHGRDAYGGHGLFTTRPVRKGDVVATLPRELRVGQRLACQTLPRLPPNTPHLSALSLLLLHFSRAVETDWNIYIRTLPRRGQFHNAILVNDAEQTRSAPDKDAYAQVCADTRRLARNCEAFIRDCLLDSVHDTSRPPFTATTVHESSPALEWAVAMVLSRSHGFGSTDGGRWMTPVLDLANHQTCKHGGGKLESDDQGRLIFRAGKDLACGDEVTLDYQLEHDSDARILATYGFSLPVS; from the coding sequence ATGGCGGTAGAATCGACGGGGCTCGTGACCGACACCGCGACCAAAACAACACGGAACTGTAGTCCCGATCTTCTCCTCTTTGGCGTTGACTTTGACGTCTTGCAAGGAGTCGTTGATTTTGACGACACCGAAACACTACCAACGTCGTCGGGTACGAGTACTCCAAGTTTGATTCCTCGTATAGATCGGGATCCGAACGACGCACACCACACGAACGTATCGGTTCCGACGGACCCGGAACATCTCCCACCTCTACAACACTTACAACATCTCCTGTCCCTCCCCAGTCCGTTCGACGCCACGTCTCCCGCCACGGACAACGACTTTACCGCACTCTTTGCCTGGGCGACCTCCCGTGGTGCTCTCTTGGACGCCGTCCGACACGGACGCGATGCCTACGGTGGACACGGACTCTTCACGACCCGACCCGTGCGCAAGGGAGACGTGGTAGCCACGCTGCCACGAGAGCTGCGCGTCGGGCAACGGTTGGCCTGCCAAACTCTACCGCGACTGCCTCCCAATACTCCACACTTGTCCGCACTCAGTCTACTCTTGTTACACTTTTCGAGAGCAGTGGAAACCGACTGGAATATATACATTCGGACACTGCCGAGAAGGGGACAATTTCACAACGCAATACTCGTGAACGATGCGGAACAAACGAGGTCGGCCCCGGACAAAGACGCGTACGCCCAGGTCTGTGCCGATACACGACGCTTGGCCCGTAATTGTGAAGCCTTCATCCGTGATTGTCTCCTGGACTCCGTCCACGACACGTCCAGGCCGCCGTTCACGGCGACGACCGTCCACGAGAGCAGTCCCGCTTTGGAATGGGCCGTCGCCATGGTTCTGAGTCGCAGTCACGGCTTTGGATCCACGGATGGGGGACGCTGGATGACACCGGTGCTCGATTTGGCCAATCATCAAACTTGCAAACATGGTGGGGGTAAACTGGAAAGCGACGACCAAGGCAGACTCATCTTTCGAGCGGGGAAAGACCTGGCGTGCGGAGACGAAGTTACCTTGGATTACCAGTTGGAACACGACTCGGACGCGAGAATTCTTGCCACCTACGGATTTTCGCTACCTGTTTCGTAA
- a CDS encoding predicted protein, which translates to MPIDYYRLNFCLPEAGAKMDDENLGEFLSGDRIQSSPYVLQMKNDMFCEQLCMADLGRGEQPGVQPNKFVKAIRKNYHNNWIVDNLSSAKVTTRYWKGFPVGFIGKDGHVYVNNHVNIEIMYHPSDTETDKYHIVRFIVEPFSIKHDFYPLMDDTNDIDDTHIHTTYNMITQSGREPQRASGQVLFTYDVKWELNAEVKWASRWDIYLNTDNGINAKVHWLSIANSLVIVFVLSAMIAAILIHNVPRDISRYNRLATDEETAEGLKEYGWKFVHADVFRPPTFSPLLLAVACGTGAQLLAMTFWTIAFSAMGFISPERRGYLLMAELLLFVCMGGLAGYVTARFYKTFKGKSRQKATTLTAVGFPGICFGVFIIMNIIALVKQSTYVVPFVTMLSLVVLWFGISIPLVFFGAYFGYRHEAIEFPVTTSSIPRQIPNQPWFMGIPFTMVIAGILPFGSCFVELYYILASVWMDYYNYVFGFLFLVFVILIITCAEITLLFTYFQLRSEDYHCWWRSFANAGSTSVYVFLYSILFFQQLEANLLASYFLYFGYIGLSCLGLFCMMGFVGMSTSLWFNKVIFRPSKSN; encoded by the exons ATGCCCATTGACTACTACCGCCTGAACTTTTGCTTACCAGAGGCAGGAGCCAAAATGGACGATGAGAATCTAGGAGAGTTCCTTTCGGGAGATCGCATTCAGTCCTCGCCGTACGTTCTCCAAATGAAGAACGACATGTTCTGTGAACAGCTCTGTATGGCCGACCTTGGACGGGGCGAACAACCCGGCGTACAGCCCAACAAGTTCGTCAAGGCCATTCGCAAAAACTACCATAATAACTGGATCGTCGACAACCTCAGTTCCGCCA AAGTGACTACGAGATACTGGAAGGGCTTTCCTGTTGGCTTTATTGGCAAAGATGGCCATGTCTATGTGAACAACCACGTCAATATTGAAATCATGTACCATCCATCGGATACGGAAACGGACAAATACCACATTGTGCGATTCATAGTGGAGCCCTTTTCCATCAAGCATGATTTCTATCCGCTTATGGACGATACAAACGACATTGATGACACCCAC ATCCACACCACCTACAATATGATTACCCAGTCGGGTCGGGAACCCCAACGCGCTTCTGGTCAAGTCCTATTTACCTACGATGTGAAATGGGAACTCAATGCGGAGGTCAAATGGGCATCGCGTTGGGATATTTACCTAAACACGGACAATGGCATTAACGCCAAAGTGCATTGGCTGAGTATTGCAAACTCTCTTGTCATTGTCTTTGTGCTCAGCGCCATGATTGCTGCTATTTTGATCCACAACGTGCCACGGGACATTTCTCGGTACAATCGTCTCGCTACGGACGAAGAGACAGCGGAGGGTTTGAAAGAATACGGCTGGAAGTTTGTGCACGCCGATGTTTTTCGGCCACCGACATTCTCGCCGCTGTTATTGGCGGTTGCTTGCGGTACCGGAGCCCAACTGCTCGCTATGACCTTTTGGACGATTGCATTTTCTGCAATGGGATTTATTAGCCCCGAGAGACGCGGATACCTACTCATGGCGGAATTGCTGTTGTTCGTCTGCATGGGTGGTTTGGCGGGATACGTTACGGCTCGCTTTTACAAAACCTTCAAGGGCAAGTCCAGGCAAAAGGCGACGACACTCACGGCCGTGGGCTTTCCCGGAATCTGCTTTGGTGTATTCATAATCATGAATATAATTGCTCTCGTGAAGCAGTCTACCTACGTTGTGCCCTTTGTGACTATGTTGAGTCTCGTGGTTTTGTGGTTTGGAATTTCTATACCGCTTGTCTTCTTCGGCGCCTACTTTGGTTACAGACACGAGGCTATTGAGTTTCCCGTCACTACCAGCTCGATCCCCCGGCAGATTCCCAATCAACCTTGGTTTATGGGTATTCCGTTTACCATGGTGATTGCTGGTATCTTACCATTTGGTTCGTGCTTTGTCGAGCTCTACTACATTCTTGCCTCCGTGTGGATGGACTACTACAACTACGTCTTTGGCTTTCTGTTCCTGGTCTTCGTGATCCTCATCATTACCTGCGCCGAAATTACTCTTCTCTTTACCTACTTCCAGCTCCGTAGTGAAGATTACCACTGCTGGTGGCGCTCGTTCGCAAATGCCGGATCGACTTCGGTGTACGTCTTTTTGTATTCCATCTTATTCTTCCAGCAGCTTGAGGCCAACTTGTTGGCAAGTTACTTCCTTTACTTTGGTTACATTGGACTGTCCTGTTTGGGACTGTTCTGCATGATGGGTTTTGTGGGAATGTCAACCTCATTGTGGTTCAACAAGGTCATTTTTCGTCCATCAAAATCAAATTAG
- the CRTISO3 gene encoding carotenoid isomerase (groups with CRTISO in phylogenetic tree containing various PDS ZDS and CRTISO.; phytoene dehydrogenase-related protein) translates to MFAISSQLTLTLVGHLILLHMMENSAICSAFVPASQRTTFSNCRRSKNRVGRHGCFLLASQSATPGTTSPTPVVVGSGIGGLCAAAMLAKYGYTVAVLESHNVPGGAAHGFTARDPKIEGEFRFDTGPSFFSGINSDTPAKASNPLRTVLDAIDERVECVPYTTFGLQFPEGNFEHSCFFGAQGGLLEQLQGTTAQKEWQALMQSMGPLEKAVAALPTAALRGDIGLLLTAAPFLPNFTTLNPLENLKLTQPFSAIVNPSVSNVFTRNWLDLLCFCLSGLPAKGTITAEMAMMMGEFYAPGAVMDCPKGGAQSIVKALVRGIEKYGGEVVCNTHVQEIVVENEKAVGVVIKQGKQRVAASKAVISNLSVWDLFGSGILDTTLLPNSLVQQKLSTPLGKSFMHLHVGFRMSKGELQTLQAHYMHMEDWGRGVQDEDNAVLVSIPSVHDDTLAPEGYAVLHIYTPATEDFTRWENVQSKEAYEKLKEERSQYLWKVLTRIVPDIRERARIVRVGTPLTHQRFLRRYKGSYGPAIQAGVGSFPFAGTPIRQLLTCGDSCFPGIGVPAVAGSGLLAAHSVSWDSIGPQQDLLKTLQKRK, encoded by the exons ATGTTTGCGATTTCTAGTCAGTTGACGCTGACGCTAGTAGGTCACTTGATACTCCTGCATATGATGGAAAACAGTGCGATCTGCTCGGCTTTCGTCCCGGCTTCTCAACGGACAACGTTTTCCAATTGCCGACGCAGCAAAAATAGAGTTGGTCGACATGGATGCTTCCTCCTagcttcacagtcagcaactCCTGGTACGACCTCTCCTACTCCAG TTGTTGTCGGTAGCGGTATCGGCGGGCTATGTGCGGCCGCCATGCTGGCAAAGTATGGGTACACAGTGGCCGTACTCGAGTCGCATAATGTCCCAGGCGGCGCTGCGCATGGATTTACCGCGCGTGATCCAAAAATTGAAGGCGAGTTTCGTTTCGATACCGGGCCATCCTTCTTTTCCGGAATAAATTCGGATACACCAGCCAAAGCTTCGAATCCGTTGAGAACAGTCTTGGACGCGATTGATGAAAGGGTTGAATGTGTTCCATACACTACGTTTGGTTTGCAATTCCCCGAAGGTAATTTTGAGCACTCTTGTTTCTTTGGAGCACAGGGTGGCCTTCTAGAACAGCTCCAGGGAACCACCGCGCAAAAAGAATGGCAAGCCCTCATGCAAAGCATGGGCCCCTTAGAAAAAGCCGTAGCGGCCTTGCCGACAGCCGCCTTACGTGGTGACATTGGCCTGCTGTTGACCGCCGCTCCGTTTTTGCCGAACTTTACTACGCTCAATCCTCTTGAAAATCTCAAACTCACCCAGCCATTTAGTGCCATCGTAAATCCATCTGTGTCGAACGTGTTCACGCGAAATTGGCTAGACTTGCTGTGCTTTTGTCTTTCTGGGTTACCAGCAAAGGGTACAATTACGGCTGAAATGGCCATGATGATGGGAGAGTTCTACGCCCCTGGCGCCGTCATGGATTGCCCCAAAGGCGGAGCCCAATCCATTGTAAAAGCCTTAGTTCGAGGAATTGAAAAGTATGGTGGTGAAGTTGTTTGCAATACGCACGTGCAGGAAATTGTGGTGGAAAACGAAAAGGCTGTTGGTGTTGTAATCAAGCAAGGCAAACAAAGAGTTGCCGCTTCCAAGGCAGTGATAAGCAATTTGTCGGTTTGGGACTTGTTTGGCAGTGGCATTTTGGATACCACCCTTTTGCCAAATTCTCTTGTCCAGCAGAAGTTGTCCACTCCATTGGGTAAATCTTTCATGCATTTGCATGTAGGATTCCGCATGTCCAAAGGGGAGCTACAAACCTTGCAAGCACACTATATGCATATGGAAGACTGGGGTCGAGGCGTCCAAGATGAAGACAATGCAGTCCTGGTCTCCATTCCTTCTGTTCACGATGATACATTAGCACCGGAAGGATACGCAGTTTTGCACATATACACACC TGCCACCGAAGACTTTACACGCTGGGAAAATGTTCAAAGTAAAGAAGCATACGAAAAACTGAAGGAGGAACGCAGTCAGTATCTATGGAAGGTACTGACTCGGATTGTCCCAGACATTCGCGAGAGGGCCCGGATTGTTCGTGTAGGTACTCCTCTGACTCACCAACGGTTTCTGCGTCGGTACAAAGGATCATATGGACCCGCCATCCAGGCCGGCGTAGGATCGTTTCCATTCGCGGGTACTCCGATTCGACAATTACTAACCTGCGGGGATTCTTGCTTTCCTGGTATTGGCGTACCAGCTGTGGCAGGATCCGGCCTTTTGGCCGCGCACTCTGTATCTTGGGATTCAATTGGACCCCAGCAAGATCTTCTTAAAACCTTGCAGAAGAGGAAATAA
- a CDS encoding 2-c-methyl-d-erythritol 4-phosphate cytidylyltransferase (biosynthesis of steroids (non-mevalonate pathway)): VAIDDSARPQIPIPELCKVVRDAKEHGAAVLRVPRKAKIKETEDGSTVLRTLPRARLWEVHTPESTKVETLQRDFAKVARENLEATDDVTIVEALGESVKLTLGEYTDLKNTTPEDVDV; encoded by the coding sequence GTAGCGATTGACGACTCGGCTCGACCGCAAATACCCATTCCAGAGCTGTGTAAGGTTGTCCGCGATGCCAAAGAGCACGGCGCAGCCGTCTTGAGAGTTCCGCGCAAAGCTAAGATTaaagaaacggaagacgGTTCTACGGTTTTGCGAACACTTCCACGAGCTCGCTTGTGGGAAGTGCATACACCAGAAAGTACTAAAGTCGAAACGCTTCAGCGCGATTTTGCCAAAGTGGCGAGAGAAAATTTGGAGGCGACGGACGACGTGACCATTGTGGAAGCTTTGGGAGAATCGGTCAAATTAACGCTTGGCGAATACACTGATCTAAAAAATACCACGCCCGAAGATGTGGACGTATAA
- a CDS encoding predicted protein has translation AFPLGLCEGDCDRDSDCQGNLRCFQRGASRESVPGCTGADADATRFDYCYDPLTPTPASAPPSVCEGDCDQDSDCAGDLRCFQRSNGHLVVPGCAGGAADVSHFDYCYDPTYGPTLVSVQLALSTVSSARADPSLSSLGSEVSSGLPDENRSDRRLQSVAVVGDNGSPSSRFPLGLCQGDCDRDSDCAGTLRCFQRNGGQDVPGCAGGAKDRSKSDYCYNPNASVRPPPAPVATRPIPAPVPSPASVAVVGNNGSPSSRFPLGLCQGDCDRDSDCAGTLRCFQRNGGQDVPGCSGGSNEGSRSDFCYDPAPEASKPVPVPTRPNPAPVPPPPAGPVVSPVPAPVAAPSPSGPRPVVTVVGDNGSPSSRFPLGLCQGDCDRDSDCAGTLRCFQRNGGQDVPGCSGGSNEGSRSDFC, from the exons GCCTTCCCGTTGGGTCTATGCGAAGGCGACTGCGACCGAGACAGTGACTGCCAAGGCAATCTTCGATGCTTTCAACGTGGTGCTAGTCGGGAGTCCGTGCCTGGTTGTACCGGAGCGGACGCCGATGCAACTCGTTTCGACTATTGCTACGACCCCCTCACTCCTACACCCGCCTCTGCACCTCCGA GTGTCTGCGAGGGCGACTGTGATCAAGACTCGGACTGCGCGGGCGATCTACGGTGTTTTCAGCGCTCGAACGGTCATCTGGTGGTGCCGGGATGTGCAGGGGGGGCTGCTGACGTGAGTCATTTCGATTACTGCTACGATCC CACGTATGGCCCAACGTTGGTAAGTGTTCAGTTGGCGCTTTCCACTGTCTCCTCAGCGCGTGCCGATCCTTCGCTTTCCTCTCTCGGATCAGAGGTCTCTTCTGGATTGCCCGACGAGAACCGAAGTGACCGCCGTTTGCAGTCTGTCGCAGTTGTTGGCGATAATGGCTCTCCTTCCTCTCGCTTCCCGCTAGGACTCTGCCAAGGCGATTGCGACAGAGATAGTGACTGCGCTGGAACCCTCCGCTGTTTTCAGCGGAACGGAGGACAAGATGTCCCTGGTTGTGCTGGTGGCGCGAAGGACCGTAGCAAATCGGATTATTGTTACAATCCCAATGCTAGTGTGAGGCCCCCCCCTGCACCTGTCGCCACTCGGCCGATTCCCGCGCCTGTGCCCTCTCCTGCT tctgttgctgtcgttggcAACAATGGATCTCCTTCTTCTCGCTTCCCTCTAGGCCTCTGCCAAGGCGATTGCGACAGAGACAGTGACTGTGCTGGAACCCTCCGCTGTTTTCAACGGAACGGTGGACAAGATGTGCCCGGATGCTCTGGTGGCTCAAACGAGGGAAGCAGATCTGATTTTTGCTACGATCCTGCACCTGAAGCCAGCAAGCCTGTACCAGTACCGACTCGGCCGAATCCCGCGCCGGTACCACCTCCTCCTGCAGGACCTGTTGTTTCCCCTGTCCCCGCTCCAGTTGCTGCCCCTTCTCCTTCTGGCCCCCGTCCAGTTGTGACGGTTGTTGGTGATAACGGTTCACCTTCTTCCCGCTTCCCTCTAGGTCTCTGCCAAGGCGATTGCGACAGAGACAGTGACTGTGCTGGAACCCTCCGCTGTTTTCAACGGAACGGTGGACAAGATGTGCCCGGATGCTCTGGTGGCTCAAACGAGGGAAGCAGATCTGATTTTTGC
- a CDS encoding predicted protein, whose amino-acid sequence MMEEPLFVLDSSRQHHACLKIGAPIGKIPLSLCSAEIEDEPLLSFRHLSRQQFCVPNRIQRNEPQLFRKAPKCRKQLVHFGSVSSDGPLTIPKDCSTVKVSHTPDPCKGDSSRHDLWLNDNDIRRFQRCARARASVYVALKPHYARSILALTSNPFCTSFSHGEASTSYHIETIAFGHARGLEQRIVPQMRTARKRAVSHVLLMQEKLKQDNFVDRRMMELLIQQKAQESSRRSRQLALQLAKADALAARRIHQMPCHSQNSIVITPSS is encoded by the coding sequence ATGATGGAGGAGCCTCTTTTTGTACTGGACAGTAGCCGTCAGCATCATGCCTGTTTGAAAATTGGTGCACCTATTGGGAAAATCCCTTTGTCGTTGTGCTCTGCGGAGATTGAAGACGAGCCACTTCTTTCTTTCCGACATCTATCTCGCCAACAATTCTGCGTTCCTAATAGGATCCAACGAAATGAGCCCCAATTGTTTCGCAAAGCTCCAAAGTGTCGCAAGCAATTGGTTCACTTTGGATCAGTATCGTCCGACGGACCTCTTACCATTCCCAAAGATTGCAGCACCGTCAAAGTCTCGCATACGCCTGATCCTTGCAAAGGCGACTCATCCAGACACGACCTGTGGCTAAATGACAACGATATTCGACGCTTTCAGCGGTGCGCACGGGCCAGGGCTAGCGTTTACGTCGCTTTGAAGCCACATTACGCTAGGTCCATTCTCGCCCTAACGTCAAATCCCTTTTGTACCAGTTTTTCACACGGCGAAGCGTCTACAAGTTATCATATCGAAACTATTGCCTTTGGCCACGCCCGTGGTTTGGAACAACGAATTGTCCCTCAGATGCGGACTGCGCGGAAGCGTGCAGTATCTCATGTGCTGCTTATGCAAGAGAAGCTCAAGCAAGACAATTTTGTTGATCGAAGAATGATGGAGCTGCTGATCCAGCAAAAAGCTCAGGAGTCATCTCGACGCTCACGACAGCTCGCATTACAATTGGCAAAAGCAGATGCACTAGCTGCCCGTCGAATTCACCAAATGCCGTGTCACAGCCAAAATAGCATTGTAATAACGCCATCAAGCTGA